One window from the genome of Pirellulales bacterium encodes:
- a CDS encoding thioesterase family protein — MPTTMVLEQDIPIRVRYQETDAMGVLHHANYFTYFEIGRTELLRANGRDYRQVEEEGMFMVVVRIGCTYKKPAKYDDVLTLRTRVSKISAAKIEHAYEIYRGEELLAEGHSTLACVDREGRVQRVPEWLRGES, encoded by the coding sequence ATGCCCACGACCATGGTTCTCGAACAAGACATTCCGATCCGCGTCCGCTACCAGGAAACGGACGCCATGGGCGTGTTGCACCATGCGAACTACTTCACGTACTTCGAGATCGGGCGGACCGAACTATTGCGCGCTAATGGTCGCGATTACCGCCAGGTCGAGGAAGAGGGAATGTTCATGGTCGTGGTGCGGATCGGCTGCACTTACAAGAAGCCCGCCAAATACGACGACGTGCTGACGCTGCGGACGCGGGTCAGCAAGATATCGGCGGCCAAGATCGAGCACGCGTACGAGATTTACCGCGGCGAGGAATTGCTGGCCGAAGGGCATAGCACCTTGGCCTGTGTCGATCGCGAGGGCCGCGTGCAACGCGTGCCCGAGTGGCTGCGCGGCGAAAGCTGA
- a CDS encoding acetolactate synthase, which translates to MSTGEGLGTGYSTMRGRNYPSIRQFTVFLENRVGQLLEVVRRFEGSKVRIVALSIADSAECAFVRFLLSNPEKGREILERAGLALIESDLIGVELPTGPQPLLEVCTALLQAEVNIVQAYPLLVRPRGRPAVALMVDNIDMGMETLANKGFSMITEGDLSDEDE; encoded by the coding sequence ATGAGCACGGGTGAAGGGTTGGGGACGGGCTACTCGACGATGCGGGGTCGCAATTACCCCTCGATTCGCCAGTTCACGGTTTTTCTCGAGAATCGCGTCGGCCAGTTGCTCGAGGTTGTGCGCCGCTTCGAGGGAAGCAAGGTGCGGATCGTGGCCCTGTCGATCGCCGACTCGGCGGAATGCGCCTTTGTCCGCTTTTTGCTCAGCAACCCGGAAAAAGGGCGCGAAATCCTCGAACGTGCCGGGCTGGCGCTGATCGAATCGGACCTGATCGGCGTCGAATTGCCGACGGGCCCGCAGCCGCTCCTGGAGGTCTGCACAGCCCTGTTACAGGCCGAGGTGAACATCGTGCAGGCCTATCCCCTGTTGGTTCGTCCCCGCGGCCGCCCGGCCGTGGCCCTGATGGTCGATAATATCGACATGGGGATGGAGACGCTGGCCAATAAAGGCTTTTCGATGATCACCGAGGGGGATCTGAGCGACGAGGACGAGTAG
- a CDS encoding alpha/beta hydrolase — protein MSHKKLLYACVLACQVLANRARCEAAENLAFDVTLDRAAAEASLPETNGHRAVSGRLYVFLSQRETGEPVRGPSWFQPEPFFGVDVRDVQPGEMRRIDGTANGYPEPLDKLPAGKYRAQAILDHDFYHQNQGKGVGNFYSPVIEIDVKPNAPQAPALLLDKVIAAEPFPASAWVHEIVMRSELLSTFFGHDVVERAAVVLPAGYDDQPQRRYPVVYEIPGFGGSYWPPKSEREAAPTAAEGDTDFIRVYLSGDCKWGHHVYADSATNGPRGAALVGEVIPYIDSKYRTVPHSSGRFVTGHSSGGWSSLWLQVSYPDTFGGCWSTSPDPVDFRDFQQVDLYAEPPLSLYYDPQGAMRPIARRGAEPFLWFVKFGQMDDVIGRGGQLRSFEAVFSPRGADGLPQKLWDRQTGQIDPVVAKSWEKYDIRLILERNWPTLGPRLAGKLNIITGELDTFYLDGAVRKLKVSLETLGSDAIVEILPGKGHSLRNREIEQRIVREMSAKFRQAHPDS, from the coding sequence ATGTCGCATAAGAAGCTGCTTTACGCTTGCGTGCTCGCTTGTCAGGTTTTGGCGAACCGCGCGCGCTGCGAGGCCGCCGAGAATCTGGCGTTTGACGTCACCCTCGATCGGGCCGCGGCCGAAGCGAGTTTGCCCGAGACGAACGGGCACCGTGCCGTGTCGGGCCGTCTGTATGTGTTTCTCTCCCAGCGTGAGACGGGCGAGCCCGTGCGCGGGCCAAGCTGGTTTCAGCCCGAGCCGTTTTTCGGCGTCGACGTGCGCGACGTGCAGCCCGGCGAAATGCGGCGGATCGACGGCACGGCCAACGGCTATCCCGAGCCGCTCGACAAGCTGCCTGCCGGCAAATACCGCGCGCAAGCGATCCTGGATCACGATTTCTATCATCAGAACCAGGGCAAGGGAGTCGGGAACTTTTATAGCCCGGTCATTGAGATCGACGTTAAGCCGAATGCGCCGCAGGCGCCCGCGCTGTTGCTCGACAAAGTCATCGCCGCCGAGCCGTTTCCCGCGTCGGCCTGGGTACACGAGATCGTGATGCGCAGCGAGCTGTTGTCGACTTTCTTTGGCCATGACGTGGTCGAGCGGGCGGCGGTCGTTCTGCCGGCCGGCTACGACGATCAGCCGCAACGCCGGTACCCGGTGGTGTACGAGATTCCGGGTTTTGGCGGATCGTACTGGCCGCCGAAGAGTGAGCGCGAAGCAGCGCCAACAGCGGCCGAGGGTGACACCGACTTCATCCGCGTGTACCTGAGCGGCGATTGCAAATGGGGGCATCACGTCTATGCCGATAGCGCGACGAACGGGCCGCGCGGCGCGGCGCTCGTCGGCGAAGTGATTCCCTACATCGACAGCAAGTACCGCACGGTGCCGCATTCGAGCGGCCGATTCGTCACGGGGCACAGCTCGGGAGGTTGGTCGAGCTTATGGTTGCAGGTGAGTTACCCCGACACCTTCGGCGGTTGCTGGAGCACGTCGCCTGATCCCGTCGACTTTCGCGATTTCCAGCAGGTTGACTTGTACGCCGAGCCCCCTTTGAGCCTCTATTACGATCCACAAGGAGCAATGCGACCAATCGCGCGGCGCGGTGCGGAACCCTTTTTGTGGTTCGTCAAGTTTGGGCAAATGGATGATGTGATCGGCCGCGGCGGACAATTGCGGTCGTTCGAGGCCGTGTTCAGCCCGCGGGGCGCCGACGGCCTGCCGCAGAAACTGTGGGACCGCCAGACAGGGCAGATCGATCCGGTCGTGGCCAAGTCGTGGGAAAAGTACGACATTCGACTGATCCTGGAACGAAATTGGCCGACGCTCGGTCCGCGACTGGCAGGCAAGCTGAATATCATCACGGGCGAACTCGACACGTTTTACCTGGACGGCGCCGTGCGGAAGCTGAAGGTGTCGCTCGAGACGCTCGGGAGCGATGCCATCGTCGAGATTCTGCCCGGCAAGGGACATAGCCTGCGAAACCGCGAGATCGAGCAGCGCATCGTTCGCGAGATGTCGGCGAAATTCCGGCAGGCCCACCCCGATTCGTGA
- a CDS encoding HD domain-containing protein, which translates to MSTIREIPEVAGLDAPRSLVRIPPELDVPLTERVRQILDCRDFRRLARVSQLGLVSLVYPAAIHTRFEHSLGVYRLALLYLKQLSHDERFVKAIRPADAEVFIAAALLHDLGHWPFCHPIEDIQLPGVPSHELFANSFLLEGEIADALRTDWHINPRDVVTLLSDKPRDPRSRILQSLLSGPIDIDKMDYLARDSLHAGVPYGRHFDQGRLLGSLCLNGAGDGLAISDKGRTAAEMMVFARYVMFSEVYWHHAVRSATAMLQRAFYLLHGDLDLDALLRLPETSLITALIEAAGAGPARDLLNGLFGPTRRLYKRVEQYSFFERRELYEQLSHRPYTWLAACAEQFAALASTALGRVVAPHEVLFDAPPVGREVEFNIEVYFSKQRHYRTLEEVSPMIRALAREQFDDYVKRVRIFAHARVAKDLRELSNLPSLVEQAVARMQ; encoded by the coding sequence ATGTCGACGATTCGCGAAATCCCCGAAGTGGCCGGACTCGATGCGCCGCGCAGTCTGGTGCGCATTCCGCCTGAGTTGGATGTGCCGCTGACGGAGCGGGTGCGGCAGATTCTGGACTGCCGCGATTTTCGCCGCCTGGCGCGAGTCAGCCAGTTGGGCCTGGTGTCGCTCGTTTATCCGGCCGCCATTCATACGCGTTTCGAGCACTCGCTGGGAGTGTATCGCCTCGCGCTTTTGTATCTCAAGCAACTGTCGCACGACGAGCGCTTCGTCAAGGCCATTCGCCCCGCCGACGCCGAGGTGTTCATCGCGGCCGCCTTATTGCACGATTTGGGGCATTGGCCGTTTTGCCATCCGATCGAGGATATCCAGCTGCCCGGTGTCCCCAGCCACGAGCTGTTCGCCAACAGCTTCTTGTTGGAGGGAGAAATCGCTGACGCGTTGCGGACCGATTGGCACATCAACCCTCGCGACGTCGTGACACTCTTGAGCGATAAGCCGCGCGACCCGAGATCGCGCATTTTGCAAAGCCTGCTGTCGGGCCCGATCGACATCGACAAGATGGACTACCTGGCCCGCGACAGCTTGCACGCGGGCGTGCCGTATGGCAGGCATTTCGACCAGGGACGGCTGTTGGGCAGTCTGTGCCTGAACGGGGCCGGCGACGGGCTGGCCATCTCGGACAAAGGGCGCACGGCCGCCGAGATGATGGTCTTCGCCCGCTACGTGATGTTCAGCGAAGTCTATTGGCACCATGCCGTGCGTTCGGCGACGGCGATGCTGCAGCGAGCGTTCTATCTATTGCACGGCGATTTGGATCTTGACGCCCTGCTGCGGCTGCCGGAAACCTCACTGATCACGGCCCTTATCGAGGCAGCGGGGGCGGGGCCCGCGCGCGACCTTTTGAATGGCCTCTTCGGCCCGACGCGACGGCTTTACAAGCGTGTCGAACAATACAGCTTCTTCGAGCGACGCGAGTTGTACGAGCAGCTTTCGCATCGCCCGTACACATGGCTCGCGGCGTGTGCCGAACAATTCGCGGCCCTGGCGAGCACCGCACTGGGGCGCGTGGTGGCCCCGCACGAGGTTCTTTTCGATGCCCCGCCCGTCGGACGGGAAGTGGAGTTCAACATCGAAGTTTACTTCTCCAAGCAACGCCACTATCGCACGCTGGAAGAGGTCTCGCCGATGATTCGAGCGCTAGCGCGCGAGCAGTTCGACGATTATGTCAAACGGGTGCGCATTTTCGCCCACGCACGCGTGGCCAAGGACCTGCGCGAGCTTTCGAATCTGCCCAGCCTGGTGGAACAGGCGGTTGCGCGGATGCAGTGA
- a CDS encoding redoxin domain-containing protein: MNRLQRWTAGTGFTRLGFTLLGLALLVAGAGCDRNTANEESAKPERPKAIKSVAKKPVADEKPAESAAPTTPKPPEQTEAESAEEAKPQAAVVVAKARPTGVGILTEDPLDSPNPSVPSVAMSDQHAGTCLVKVGDTMPGIVLPDINGDNQDLQKSLGERLTIVLFWSPENRSSVEELNELAAKVASQLHPQGVRIFAICEHGTAETAKQIAEEAGASFPVVIDEDGAMMSHVATSKLPRTYLLDPTGKILWFDIEYSHPMWRELREALRALIPANSEAK; encoded by the coding sequence ATGAATCGTTTGCAGAGATGGACCGCCGGAACGGGTTTCACGCGATTGGGCTTCACGCTATTGGGCCTCGCGTTATTGGTCGCCGGCGCAGGATGTGATCGAAATACGGCGAACGAAGAATCAGCCAAGCCCGAGAGGCCGAAAGCGATCAAAAGCGTCGCGAAGAAGCCGGTTGCTGACGAAAAGCCCGCCGAGTCTGCAGCTCCGACGACACCCAAGCCGCCAGAGCAAACCGAGGCAGAGTCCGCCGAAGAGGCCAAGCCCCAGGCCGCTGTCGTCGTCGCCAAAGCGAGGCCGACCGGCGTGGGCATTCTGACTGAGGACCCGCTCGATTCGCCGAATCCTAGCGTGCCTTCGGTCGCGATGAGCGATCAGCACGCCGGAACGTGCCTGGTCAAAGTCGGCGACACCATGCCCGGCATCGTGCTGCCGGACATCAATGGCGACAACCAGGATTTGCAGAAATCGCTGGGCGAACGCCTGACAATCGTGCTCTTCTGGTCGCCGGAAAATCGCTCGTCCGTCGAAGAGTTGAACGAACTGGCGGCCAAGGTGGCCAGCCAGTTGCATCCCCAGGGGGTGCGCATCTTTGCCATTTGCGAACATGGTACCGCCGAAACGGCCAAGCAGATCGCCGAGGAGGCAGGCGCATCGTTCCCGGTGGTCATCGACGAAGATGGCGCGATGATGAGCCATGTCGCCACGTCGAAATTGCCGCGGACCTATTTGTTGGACCCGACCGGCAAGATTCTGTGGTTCGACATCGAGTACTCGCATCCCATGTGGCGCGAACTGCGCGAGGCATTGCGGGCGCTGATTCCCGCTAACTCGGAGGCAAAATAG
- the aspS gene encoding aspartate--tRNA ligase, giving the protein MLRNHSCGELRATHVGQEVTLCGWVDSYRDHGGVLFVDLRDRYGLTQVVFAPEAGPELQELARGLRTEFVIQVTGKVARRVDGTVNSKLATGEIELRATKLTVLNRSQTPPFQPGAAELPGEDLRLKYRYLDLRRPEMQRVLTLRHRLIKLMRDYCDEHGFVEIETPMLGRSTPEGARDYLVPSRVHPGEFYALPQSPQLYKQILMVAGYDRYVQVARCFRDEDLRADRQPEFTQLDLEMSFVDSEDVIGIIDGLVAKLAKTLLNIDVKLPLPRMTYDEAMEQYGHDAPDLRFDMRIVDLTDLAGQTEFRVFRAVADAGKRVRGLNAKGGAASYSRKGIDELTEYVIHDFGAKGLAWFKVEADGSLASPIAKNFEPAVLSKIGQRMNASPGDLLLIVADEFEVTCKALYGLRKRLGEQLKLYEPGSMHFSWVVEFPMFAYDEETKGWAAMHHPFTAPRAQDRELLKSDPGKCRAQAYDLVINGLEAGGGTIRIHDQEEQQQVFNLLGIDAESAKERFGFLLDALQFGAPPHGGIALGIDRWVMLFGGVDSIRDVIAFPKTQKASDLMTGAPSVVDAKQLRELSIKLNR; this is encoded by the coding sequence GTGCTGCGAAACCATTCGTGCGGCGAATTGCGGGCCACGCACGTCGGCCAGGAAGTGACGTTGTGCGGCTGGGTCGATAGCTACCGGGACCACGGCGGCGTTCTGTTCGTCGACCTGCGCGACCGTTACGGCCTGACGCAGGTGGTCTTCGCCCCCGAGGCCGGCCCCGAATTGCAGGAACTGGCCCGCGGCCTGCGTACCGAGTTCGTGATCCAGGTCACCGGCAAGGTTGCCCGCCGTGTCGACGGAACCGTGAACTCGAAACTGGCGACCGGCGAGATCGAGTTGCGCGCCACGAAGCTCACGGTGTTGAATCGCAGCCAGACGCCCCCTTTCCAGCCCGGCGCGGCCGAGCTGCCCGGCGAAGACCTGCGGCTGAAGTACCGGTACCTTGACCTGCGCCGGCCGGAGATGCAGCGCGTGCTGACTTTGCGGCATCGGCTGATCAAGCTGATGCGGGACTATTGCGACGAGCACGGCTTCGTCGAGATCGAGACCCCCATGCTCGGCCGCAGCACGCCCGAGGGGGCGCGCGATTACCTGGTGCCCAGCCGGGTGCATCCGGGCGAGTTTTATGCGCTGCCGCAATCGCCGCAGCTGTACAAGCAAATCTTGATGGTGGCCGGTTACGACCGCTACGTGCAGGTGGCGCGCTGTTTTCGCGACGAGGACCTGCGGGCCGATCGCCAGCCCGAGTTTACTCAACTCGATTTGGAAATGTCGTTTGTCGACAGCGAGGACGTGATCGGCATCATCGACGGGCTGGTCGCGAAGCTGGCCAAAACGCTCTTGAACATCGACGTCAAGCTGCCACTTCCGCGCATGACCTACGACGAAGCGATGGAGCAATACGGGCACGACGCGCCGGACTTGCGCTTCGATATGCGGATCGTCGACCTCACGGACCTGGCCGGGCAAACCGAGTTTCGTGTCTTCCGCGCTGTAGCCGATGCCGGCAAGCGCGTGCGCGGCCTGAATGCCAAGGGGGGCGCGGCGAGCTACTCGCGCAAGGGCATCGACGAATTGACCGAGTATGTTATTCACGATTTCGGCGCGAAGGGGCTGGCCTGGTTCAAGGTCGAGGCCGACGGCTCGTTGGCCTCGCCCATCGCCAAGAACTTCGAGCCCGCCGTCCTCTCCAAGATCGGCCAGCGGATGAACGCGTCGCCGGGCGACTTGCTGCTGATCGTGGCCGACGAATTCGAAGTCACTTGCAAGGCGTTGTACGGCCTGCGCAAGCGGCTGGGCGAGCAGTTGAAGCTGTACGAGCCGGGCTCGATGCACTTCTCGTGGGTGGTCGAGTTCCCGATGTTCGCGTACGACGAGGAAACGAAAGGTTGGGCCGCCATGCACCATCCTTTTACCGCACCGCGAGCCCAAGACCGCGAACTACTCAAAAGCGATCCCGGAAAGTGCCGCGCGCAGGCCTACGACCTGGTCATCAATGGTCTGGAAGCCGGCGGCGGTACGATTCGTATTCACGACCAGGAGGAGCAGCAGCAGGTGTTCAACCTGCTGGGCATCGATGCTGAGAGCGCCAAGGAGCGATTCGGCTTTTTGCTCGACGCACTGCAGTTCGGCGCGCCGCCGCATGGCGGCATCGCGCTAGGTATCGATCGCTGGGTGATGCTCTTTGGCGGCGTCGACAGCATTCGCGACGTGATCGCGTTTCCCAAAACACAGAAGGCCAGCGACCTGATGACCGGAGCGCCAAGCGTCGTCGATGCGAAACAACTGCGCGAGCTGTCGATCAAGCTCAACCGTTGA